One segment of Panicum virgatum strain AP13 chromosome 1K, P.virgatum_v5, whole genome shotgun sequence DNA contains the following:
- the LOC120696751 gene encoding rust resistance kinase Lr10-like: protein MSFSGIPADGGSSSTDDFGKQASHTFNSFMIYAVVIGIISLGATCLIVYLVYRCFRKNGLPSINVKTTSTGRDGGAGEPPSLPDSVIRSTTIENFLNEIAREKPVRFSAQQLDGYTQRRAAELGAGGFGAVYKGMLPNGLDVAVKVLHEHMGGEVTEQQFMAEVGTLWRTNHANLIRLIGFCSDADGTRALVYEFMPNRSLDRFLFDDRSRAAAVGPAALLAVAAGVARGLRYLHEECQKKIIHYDVKAGNVLLDGALTPKLTDFGVAQLLSRAATHASVHGARGTLGYMAPEVVRVGTAAPVTEKCDVYSFGMLLFEVVGRRKNMDNNAAAAGDDSGGLDGWLPLIAWTRYERGELMDLVRECHAVAAADEEQWREAAERMCKVAFLCVQQRPEERPAMSVVVSMLEGHSDVPAPAFPFGWMNPGPPTKGASSWSSSSASGSDLIISVQK, encoded by the exons ATGTCATTTAGCGGCATTCCTGCTGATGGTGGAAGCTCATCAACCGACGATTTCGGTAAACAAGCGTCACACACGTTCAACTCCTTCATGATCTATGCCGTAG TTATTGGGATAATCAGTCTCGGAGCGACCTGCCTGATAGTCTACTTGGTCTACCGATGCTTCCGCAAGAACGGCCTCCCGTCCATCAACGTCAAGACGACCAGCaccggccgcgacggcggcgcgggcgagccgccgtcgctgccggaCTCGGTGATCCGGAGCACCACCATCGAGAACTTCCTCAACGAGATCGCCCGCGAGAAGCCCGTCCGCTTCAGCGCGCAGCAGCTGGACGGGTACACGCAGCgccgcgcggcggagctcggcgccggcggcttcgGCGCCGTGTACAAGGGCATGCTCCCCAACGGCCTCGACGTCGCCGTCAAGGTGCTGCACGAGCACATGGGCGGCGAGGTCACGGAGCAGCAGTTCATGGCGGAGGTGGGCACGCTGTGGCGGACCAACCACGCCAACCTCATCCGCCTCATCGGCTTCTGCTCCGACGCCGACGGCACCCGCGCGCTCGTCTACGAGTTCATGCCCAACCGCTCGCTCGACAGGTTCCTCTTCGACGACCGGAgccgcgccgcggccgtcggccccgccgcgctgctcgccgtcgccgccggcgtcgccaggGGCCTGCGGTACCTCCACGAGGAGTGCCAGAAGAAGATCATCCACTACGACGTCAAGGCCGGCAACGTGCTCCTCGACGGCGCGCTCACCCCGAAGCTCACCGACTTCGGGGTGGCGCAGCTGCtcagccgcgccgccacgcaCGCCTCCGTGCACGGCGCGCGGGGCACCCTCGGGTACATGGCGCCCGAGGTGGTCCGCgtcggcacggcggcgccggtcACCGAGAAGTGCGACGTCTACAGCTTCGGCATGCTGCTGTTCGAGGTGGTCGGCCGGAGGAAGAACATGGACaacaacgcggcggcggcgggggacgaCAGCGGCGGCCTCGACGGGTGGCTGCCGCTGATTGCGTGGACCAGGTACGAGCGCGGCGAGCTGATGGACCTCGTCAGGGAGTGCcacgccgtggcggcggcggacgaggagcagtggagggaggcggcggagaggaTGTGCAAGGTGGCGTTCCTGTGCGTGCAGCAGCGGCCGGAGGAGAGGCCGGCGATGAGCGTGGTGGTGAGCATGCTGGAAGGGCACTCCGACGTTCCTGCGCCGGCGTTTCCCTTCGGTTGGATGAACCCTGGACCTCCCACTAAAGGCGCCTCATCATGGTCGTCTTCTTCCGCTTCCGGAAGCGATCTCATCATCTCGGTGCAGAAATGA